Proteins from a genomic interval of Poecilia reticulata strain Guanapo unplaced genomic scaffold, Guppy_female_1.0+MT scaffold_159, whole genome shotgun sequence:
- the LOC103460038 gene encoding zinc finger protein OZF-like, whose translation MILMGFSQNMFSGFGLFPLETSEPEKQHFPALLQTGTQDLKVSTGFLSDVHQVLLVKEEPSPDLDQNHPEPVHMKEEEEEEEEPWSSQQGEPLSVKEEADASRSPVIAVLIKSEDDEDEPLISDLHQTEDGELPSSSSAQQNLKAEPEGEEDDEEQPDSGSETEDSDDEWKESRTPESDVSRSLSCSECGQQFNKQRRLQSHMADHSAGTASFREEKPVEPPKNAHKVLKYFACEECGKSFDKKSHLSKHLRVHTGEKPFSCDLCGQSFSIKSTLNSHIRIHTGEKPFGCDVCGHKFSIKSSLNKHIRIHTGEKPYSCDVCGHKFSAKSALNMHTKTHTGERPFGCDVCGQKFSRKATLNLHTRKHTGQKHLVCDVCGKGFNDNSSLKKHFRIHTGEKPFGCDMCGKSFNDKSTLKKHMKIHIFCNVCGKTFNQEASLNIHMRIHTEEKHMVMILLP comes from the exons atgattCTGATGGGATTTTCACAGAATATGTTCTCAGGATTTGGTCTCTTTCCATTAGAAACATCAGAACCGgagaaacaacattttcctGCTCTGCTCCAAACTGGGACACAGGATCTGAAGGTTTCCACTGGTTTCCTGTCAG ATGTTCATCAGGTTCTGCTGGTTAAAGAAGAACCGAGTCCtgatctggaccagaaccaccCAGAGCCCGTCcacatgaaggaggaagaggaggaagaggaggagccctggagcagccagcagggggagccgcTCAGCGTGAAGGAGGAGGCTGATGCCTCCAGGTCTCCAGTCATTGCTGTTCTCATAAAgagtgaagatgatgaagacGAACCTCTGATCTCTGATCTTCATCAAACAGAAGATGGAGAACTGCCaagcagcagctcagctcagcAGAACCTGAAAGCAGAACCTGAGGGAGAGGAAGATGATGAGGAGCAGCCTGACTCAGGGTCTGAAACTGAAGACAGTGATGATGAGTGGAAGGAGAGCAGGACTCCTGAGTCAGACGTCAGCAGATCCCTGAGCTGCTCTGAATGTGGCCAGCAGTTTAACAAGCAGCGCCGCCTTCAGAGTCACATGGCCGATCACTCAGCAGGAACGGCTTCATTTAGAGAGGAGAAACCTGTGGAGCCACCAAAGAACGCCCATAAGGTTCTGAAATATTTTGCCTGTGAAGAATGTGGGAAAAGCTTTGACAAGAAAAGTCATCTAAGCAAACACCTGAGAGTTCACACTGGAGAGAAACCGTTTAGCTGTGATCTGTGTGGCCAAAGTTTCAGcattaaatcaactttaaacaGTCACATAAGAATCCACACCGGAGAGAAACCGTTTGGTTGTGATGTCTGTGGACACAAATTCAGCATCAAGTCATCTCTAAACAAACACATCCGGATCCACACAGGAGAAAAACCTTATTCCTGTGATGTCTGTGGACATAAATTCAGTGCCAAGTCAGCTTTAAATATGCACACAAAAACCCACACAGGGGAGAGACCATTCGGCTGTGATGTCTGTGGGCAAAAATTTAGCCGAAAGGCCACCTTGAATCTGCACACGCGGAAGCACACAGggcagaaacatttagtttgtgatGTCTGTGGGAAAGGATTTAATGACAACTCCAGTTTAAAGAAACACTTCAGGATCCACACGGGAGAGAAACCCTTTGGCTGTGACATGTGTGGGAAAAGCTTTAACGATaagtcaactttaaaaaaacacatgaaaattcatattttttgtaatgtttgtggaaaaacctTTAACCAAGAGGCAAGTTTAAACattcacatgagaattcacacagaaGAGAAGCATATGGTTATGATTTTATTGCCATAG